The nucleotide sequence CTTTTGGAGGGCCGGTACGACCCATGCTGGACATCCTTTTGCTGGGCGGAATGTGCCGGTGTTATCAATGGTTCCTAGGAATCCTCCTACTGCATAGACCATGATAGAATCGGCATATTTGGAATCAGAATCAGCAGGATAAAGTTTAATCTCTTGTTGTTCTTCTGCCAGAATTCTAATCCTTGGTTT is from Ancylothrix sp. D3o and encodes:
- a CDS encoding DUF6011 domain-containing protein → KPRIRILAEEQQEIKLYPADSDSKYADSIMVYAVGGFLGTIDNTGTFRPAKGCPAWVVPALQKFANNPHHTAQEYGTLTGRCCFCYQRLSTETSLSLGYGPICARNYGLLK